Genomic window (Saccharothrix australiensis):
GCGCTGGAGCCGGTCGCGGTTGGCGCTGTAGCCGTCCCAGCCGTCCATCGACTTCGCGCCGTCCGCCGACGCGAGCCGCTGCGCGAAGAACACCTGCTGGCCGAGGAGGTCCCAGGTGCCGAGCCGCTGCCGCATCCCGTCGAGCAGCCAGCGCTCCTGCGCCGCGCCGGTGAGGGTGCGGGCCGGGTCGTCGGCCTCCGGGCACACCTTGGTGCCGTCACCGCACGCCTGGTCGTCGCGGTACTGGCGGGTGTCGAGCATGTGGAACGTGGCCAGGCTGCCCCACCGCACGCGGCGGTAGAGCTGCATGTCCTCCGCCACAGGTGCTTGCGCGGCCCGCAGCGGCATGTGCTCGTAGTACGCCTTGTACGCCGCCGCCCGCCGTGCCCGGAAGTCACCGGCGGGCGAGCCGTCGTCGCGGATCAGGTCGGCGTAGTTGTTCTCGACCTCATGATCATCCCAGACCGGCAGCCACGGCGCGGCGGCGTGCGCGGCCTGGAGGTCCGGGTCGGTCTTGTACTGCGCGTGCCGCACGCGGTAGTCGGCCAGGCTCGAAATCTCGGGGCCGGGCGCGTGCTTGCGGACGTTCGTGGTGGACGCCGCGCCCTCGTAGATGTAGTCGCCCAGGTGCAGGATGAGGTGCGGGTTCTCCTCGGCCATGCGGCGGTACGCGGTGAAGTAGCCGGCCTCGTAGTGCGAGCACGACGTGAACAGCATCGTCAGCGCGGGCGAGGTGCCGGGCGCGGGCGCGGTGACGGCCCGGCCGACCGGCGAGACGAACCCCAGCGCGCGGAACCGGTAGAAGTACTCCCGGCCGGGCTGGAGGCCGTCGACCTCGACGTGGACGCTGTGCGCCCACGCCTGCACGGCGGTGACGGCGCCGGACCGCACGACCTGCGTGAACCGCTGGTCGGTGGCGACCTGCCAGTCCACGGCGACGTTCGCGGCCGACATGCCGCCGAGGCCGTCGGGGTCGAGGGGGCTGGGCGCGAGGCGCGTCCAGAGCACGAAGCCGTCCGGTGCGGGCTCACCGGACGCGACGCCGAGCGTGAACGGGTAGGCGACGGCGCTTGCGGACGGGGTGGCGAGGACCGTGACGCCGGCACTGGCGATGCCGCCGGCGATCAGGGTTCGCCGTGTCAGTGGGGACATACGCCGTGCGTACACCCGGAAGGTGATTTCCGGCCGGCTTTCAGGTGTACATGCGGGTGTCAAGCGCCGTGGGTGGGGATTGCCGAACGTGTGAACGGGCTACCGCGGTAGGTGGTCGGCGAGGACTGCGCACGCACGTGGACGCTCGGCTACGACGACTCGCGCCGGACCACAGGAGCCGTGCACGACGACCGAGCCCGCCGACGGCCGCCGTTCCATCCGTCCACAAAGGACATGCGACGGAACTGCCCGATCGGCCCGCCACCCCCGCGTCGCCACCGGCCGTTCAGCGGCGGGTCGCCACGAGTTGGCCGTCCCGTTGCCCCGCTTGGGAAAACTTGATCATACCGGCGTTCGGTGGGTGGTCTTGGGCCGGACGGGTGAACCGGCCGGCCTCCGGGTAACGACGCGTCCCGGTCGGTCGACAGCAAGACCACCGACGCGGTGTTCAGGGGGATCAGGCCATGAAGGCGAAGAAGAAGAACGACGCGCTGCTGCCCGCGCTCCGGCGGTTCGTGCGCACCAAAGGCTCCGAGTACCTGCGCGACGGCAACGTCTCCTCGATCGGCATCGGCTACAAGGTCGAGGACGGCAAGCCGACCGACGAGATCGCCATCCAGTTCACGGTACGGCGGAAGGCCGAGCCGGAGGCGTTGAGCGCCCTGGGCACCGCGCTGTTGCCCGAGGCCATCACCGTGGACGGGGTCGCGGTCCCGACCGACGTGCTGGAGCGCGACTACCGCACCGACTTCCACGTCGTGTCGGAACGCGCGTCCGACGACCGCAAGAGCCGCCTCGACCCGGTGGCCCCCGGCGCCAGCGTCGGCCACGTCAACGTCGCGGCGGGCACCGTGGGCTGCGTCGTCTACGACCGCGTCGACGGCACGCCGTACGTCCTGTCGAACTGGCACGTCCTGCACGGCCCGGACGGCGCGCTCGGCGACGTGGTGGTCCAGCCCGGCCCGCACGACGACAACCGGGTCGAGCGCAACCGGCTGGGCAGGCTCGTCCGCTCGCACCTGGGCGCGGCGGGCGACTGCGCGATCGCGACCATCGAGGACCGGGAGTTCGTCTGCGACATCCTGGAGCTGGGCGTGGCCGTCGACCGGATCGGCGAGCCGGAACTGGGCGACAAGGTCGTCAAGAGCGGTCGGACGACCGGTGTGACGCACGGGATCGTGCGCCGCGTCGACGCCATCGTGAAGCTCGACTACGGCGGCTCGGTGGGCGAGCGGGAGATCGGCTGCTTCGAGATCGGGCCCGACCCGGCGCGACCCGCGCCCGGCGGCGAGATCAGCACGGGCGGCGACTCGGGCAGCGCGTGGGTGTTCAAGTCCGCCAACGGCCGGACCGGCAAGACGCTGGCGGGCCTGCACTTCGGCGGTGAGGTGGGCGGCAGCGCCGACGAGCACGCGCTCGCGTGCCTGCCGCGGTCGGTGTTCGAGAAGCTGGGCGTCACGATCACGCCGCCGAAGCCGGAGGCGTTGGCGAAGAAGGGCTTCTCGGCCGACTTCCTCGGCGTCCGGGTCGGCGTGCCGGTGCTGGGGGCGGCGGCCGAGGCGGACGCCGTGCGGGTGGACGGCTCGGTGGTGGTGGACTACACGCACTTCTCGCTCGCGCAGAGCAAGTCGCGCCGGTTCGCGTTCTGGGTGGCGTGGAACATCGACGGGCGGACCCTGAAGTCGATCAACCGCAGCGGCATCCCGTTCGTGCTGGACCCGCGCATCCCGGCCGAGTTCCAGGTCGGCGACGAGCTGTACCGGGGCAACCGGCTCGACCGCGGCCACCTGGCGCGCCGCGCGGACCTGCTGTGGGGCGCCAAGGCGGAAGCGGAGCAGGCCAACGTGGACTCGTTCTACTTCACCAACATCACGCCCCAGATGGACGACTTCAACCAGAGCGCGCGCCGGGGGCTGTGGGGCAGGCTGGAGGACGCGGTGCTGGCCGACGCCGAGGTGGACGACCTGAAGGTCAGCGTCTACGGCGGACCGGTCTTCCGGGACGACGACCGGGTGTTCCGGGGCGTGCGGCTGCCGCGCGAGTACTGGAAGGTCATCGCGTTCGTGGCGCAGGGGGTGCTCAAGGCGCGGGCGTTCGTGCTGACCCAGCACCTCGACCAGTTGGAGGCGCTGGAGCTGGACGAGTTCCGGGTGTACCAGGTGACGGTCGCCGAGGTGGAGGAGCGGTGCGGCTTCACGTTCCCGGAGGCGTTGCGGGCCGCCGACACGCTGGTGGTGCCGGAGTCCCTGGCGGAGCGGCGGCCGCTCGACGCGCTGGAATCGATCCAGTGGTGACCCCGGCCTGAGGCGGGGGCGGGCGGTCGGGGCGCGGCCGGCCGCGGGGTTCCGGGCTCGTGCCGGGCGGGTGCGGCACGAGCCCGGCGCCGTTTTCGGTCGGTCGGGCGGACGGCGGCCCGATGCGCTGGAGAGCGCGCACCATGTTCGCCGCTCTCGTGGCCCACGGTCACGCCTCTCCGTCCATACCGCCGGCCCTGGCGGAGGCGTTCGCCGGCGCACCGCCCACGGACGAGGGCGTCGGCCACGTCCTGCCGCGCAGCCGGGTGGCGGACCTGCGACCCTTGCTCACGAGCGTCGACCTGCTCGTCCACGACATCGCGACCCCGGGCGCCGGTCTCGCGGCGGCACTGGCCGGGTGCCGAGCGTCGGCCACACTGGAGTCGGGGTGCTGACCGAATCGGTCCGTCGGATCGGCGGCGCGCCTGCCTCCGGTGGGCCGGGTCGGTTCACCGGTGGCCGCCGGGCCGCCTTCCTGCGGGTGCCCGGTGAGGGCCGTTCGCGGTGGTCGTCAGGCGGTGCGGCGCACGCGGTCCGAGGCGGGCCACACGTAGGGCAGGTCGGTGGGCACGTCCGGGAACAGCGGGCCGTAGTGCGCCGGGTCCTTGCGCACCAGCGCGGAGCGGTGGCTGAGGTGCAGGGCCTCGTCGCCGAGCCACGGCGGCAGGTCGCCCGTCGCCGCCAGCGCGGCCTGGTCGCGCACCCCGTCCTCGCCCCGGACGTCGGCCAGGCCGGCGCGCAGCGTGGCCGCGCAGGTGTCCGCGTGCCCGATCGCGCACCACACCGCGCAGACCTCCAGCCCGTACCGCACCAGCGCCTCCTCGTACCCGGCCCACATCTTCACCGCCGGGTGGTGCCGCCAGCCGTAGCCGGGCACGATCAGGCCGCGCAGCACCTGGATCGCCTCCACGCGCTGCTTGCCCAACCGCCGCTTGTCCAGCACGCGCGCGGTCTCGGCGAAGTCGGGATAGGGGAGGAAGGTCTGCACATCGGACGGGTACCCGGTCCCGCGGCCTTCATGTCGCGGGAGACCCCGTACGGGAGACACGGCGCGCGGAACCGCACGAGTCGCCCTATCGTCCACTCGGGAGGTTCCGCGTGGTCGAACGGGTCGAGGTCGGGCGGCGGGCGCGCACCGCCGTCATCACCGTGATCATGCTCGGGATGCTGCTGGCCGCCCTGGACCAGACGATCGTCGCCACCGCGCTGCCCACCATCGTCGGCGACCTCGGCGGCGGCGGGCACCTGTCGTGGGTGGTCACCGCGTACCTGCTCGCCGAGACCATCACGACCGCCCTGGTCGGCAAGTTCGGCGACCTGTTCGGCCGCAAGCCCGCGTTCCTCGCCAGCGTCGCCCTGTTCATGGTCGGCTCCTTCCTGTGCGGCTGGGCGGACTCGATGGCCTGGCTGATCGCCGCCAGGGCCGTCCAGGGCCTGGGCGCGGGCGGCCTCCTGGTCACCTCCAGCGCCGTGATCGCCGACGTCGTGCCGCTGTCCGAACGCGGCAAGTACCAGGGCATAATCGGGGCGCTGTTCGGCGTGTCCACCGTGGTCGGCCCCCTGCTGGGCGGGCTGTTCGTGGACCACCTGAGCTGGCGCTGGGCGTTCTACGTCAACCTGCCGCTGGGCGTGATCGTGCTGGTGGTGGGCGCTCTGGCGCTGCCCGGCGTGCGGTCGGCGGGCAGACCGAGGATCGACTACGCGGGCATCCTGCTGATCGCCCTCGCCTCGACGGGCCTCACGCTGGTCACGAGCTGGGGCGGGGTGGAGCAACCCTGGACCTCGCCGACCATCCTGTGGCTGGCGGCCGGCTCCCTGGTCGCGCTGGCGCTGTTCGTGCGGGTCGAGCAGCGGGCGGCGGAACCCATGCTGCCCATGCGGTTGTTCCGCAAGCGGGTGTTCACCGTGTGCAGCGTGCTGAGCTTCGTCGTCGGGTTCGCGATGCTGGGCGGCGTCACGTTCATACCGACCTACCTCCAGTACGTGCACGGCGCGTCGGCCACCCAATCGGGGTTGGAGATGTTGCCCCTGGTGACGGGTATCCTCGTGGCCTCGGTGACGGCGGGCAACGTGATCGGCAAGACCGGGCGGTACCGGGCGCTCCCGCTCGTGGGCACCACGCTGATGGTCGCCGGGCTGCTCCTGCTGTCGTTGCTGGACGTCGACACCTCGTTCTGGGAGGCGTCGGTCTACATGCTCGTGCTCGGCCTGGGCGAGGGCCTGTGCATGCCGGTGTCCATCGTGGTCGTGCAGAGCACCAGCGACTACGAGGACCTGGGCGTCGCGACCTCGGGCGTGAGCTTCCTGCGCACGCTGGGCAGCTCGTTCGGCGTGGCGGTCTTCGGCACCGTCTACGCGAGCAACCTGCCCGAGCACCTGGCCGGCGCGGTGCCACCCGGCGTCGACCCGCGCGCCGCGACGAACGTGCAACTCCTGCACGAGCTGCCCGACCAGCTCAAAGCCCCGATCGTGGCCGCCTACGCCGACACCATCCAGGGCGTGTTCCTGTCCGTCGTCCCGGTGGCCGTCGTGGCGTTCGTCGTGGCCCTGTTCCTCCGCGAGGTGCCCCTGCGCGACACCTCGCGCGCGGCGGCGTCCGGCAACAACGGCGTGGGGGAGAGCTTCGCCGTGCCGCAGTCGGCCGAGTCCGAGCAGGAGCTGGAGAAGCTCGTGGCGCTGATCGTGAGCCAGGAGCGCCGCGACCCGACACCGCAGGTGCTGGCCTCGTCCGGGCTGCCGCTCAACCACGCGCAGGCGTGGCTGGTGCTCAAGGTGTTCCGGCAGAGCGCCCGCCACGGCGACGCGACCCTGGATCGCCTGGCCGAGGAGACGCGCGTGCCGGCGGGCGTGTTCGAGCCGGTGGCCCGGCAGCTCATGGTGAAGGGGCTGCTCGCCGAGACCGCCGACCACTACCGCTTCACGGCGCAGGGCACAGAGGTGTTCACCCGCCTGGTGGACGCCTGGCGGGATTGGCTGCACGCCAAGCTGGTCGACTGGCGCTGCGAGGACCCGGAGTTCACCGAGGCGGTGGACCGCGTCGCAGCCGAACTGGTGACCACCGGCCGGGCGCTGGCCGAACGCGAACCCGCGTCCGTGTGACCCCGCGTCCGTGCAGGCCCGCGTCCGTGTGACACCAGGCCCGTGCAGGCCAGTGTCCGTGTGACACCGGGCCCGTCTGATCCCGCGTCCGTGTGATTTCGGGCGCGCACGGGTCCGGGCCGCGCCGTCCCTGTGCGGGTCGACGCGGCCCGGCTCTTCCGGCCCGTCCGCCATCGATCCGGTCGGCGCGACCCCGAGCACCCGAGCGCGGTCAGGACGGGGCTCGGGGCCGCCGACCGGACCGCCGGTCGACCCGGAGCGGGCGACGGCCCTGCCGGGCGCCGAGGCACCGGCAGGGCCGCCCGAATCACCGACCGTCCGGTCGGCGGTGGCCGAGCAACATCAGCACGGCGCAGAGGAGCACCAGGTTCTTCAGCACGAACTCGCCGTCGGCGGTCAGCAGCAACGGGTTGCCGTCCGACCACGCCAGCGACGGCGCGGTGACGAACACCAGGAACGTCCCCGCCAGGTGGCCCCCGGTCACGACGAGCGTGATCCGCCGGAACCGCCCGATCACCAGCGCCGCCCCGAGCAGGACCTCCACCGAACCCAGGGCGGGCAGCAGCAGGCCCTGCGGCACGAACGGCAGCGTGGCGCTCAGCAGCTCGGCGACCGGCGACCGGTCGACCACCTTCAGCAGCCCGAACCACACGAACACCAGACCGATCACCACTCGCAGCGCGGGCGGCGCGAACCGGCGCAGCCCCTGTTCGACCCGGTCCCACCACGTCGGCGGCGGCGGCTCCGGTCTGACCTCCTCGACCTCGTAATCGCGTGTCGTCGACATGTCAGTCCCCCAACGGGTTGAGCAGGTCGGCCTTGCCCTCGAAGGCGAACAGCAGCAGGTCGGTCATCCGGAACGTCTCGGCGTCCGGCCCGAACACCGGCCGCCACGACGGCTCCCGGACGATCGACGTGCGCGACACCTCCATCGACCGGTGGAACACCTCGGCCACGATGCGACCGCCCACCGGGCCGAGCAGGCCGTTGTGGAACTCGGCCTCCCGCAGGATGTAGAACCACAGCGGCGTGTGCTCCACGACCGCCGCGCGCTGCTCGTCGGTCAGCGAGTCCAGCGTCACGCCCTGGTTGCCGTCGAGGATCTGCTCGGCGGTGAGCGCGCTCTCGTTGAACAGCGACGCCATCTGCTGACCGCTGGCCAGCTTCACCATGTTCGCCCTGGTGAGGTTGCGGAAGGCCAGGTTGCGGTGGATCGCCGGGAACGTCGTGCCGCGCCCGTCGAACGTGCCCGCCGGCAGCAGCGTGAGCGGGTTGACCAGCAGCGTGTCGACCCGCTTGGTGATGTTGCCGCCACCCGCGCCGGGCACCAGGTCCGGCCGCCCGGCCTCGGTGAAGTCGTACAGCCTGCGGAAGTCGGCGATCCAGTTGGTCGGCAGCCGGTCGACACCGGCCACGGTCGGGTCGTCCTGGTCGGTGCCGGGCTGGAAGTTGCCGCTGGTGCCGCTGAAGGCGAACAGCAGGTCCAGGCCGGCGATGCCGCCCTCGCCGCCGGCGCTGTTGAACACCCGGTTCCACTGGTAGGCCGCCCGGATCATGCTGTGGCCCAGCCGGTACGCCGCCACCGAGAACTCCAGCGGCATCGTCGCCTCCTGCGACGTGCCCCGGCCGGTCTCGAAGAACTTCCGGCCGTTGGTGAACACGTCGTCCACGATCGCCGGCTCGACGATGCGCGGCAGGTGGTCGGTGCGCAGCATCCACTGGTAGTGGCGCACGACCTGCGCGCGCGCCGCCTCGAACAGCCGCTGCCCGGTCAGCCCGGTCAGCGCCAGCTCGTCGACCACCCGGTTGTGGAACCGGATGAACGCCAGGTGGGTCTGCGCGACGACCAGGTTCTCGTCGTTGCGGAGGTCCGGGATGAGCGCGCGCCTGCGGTCGGCGCCGGTCGCCCCGGAACCCGCGCGCGGCAGGTCGAACCCGTCGAGCTCGACGTCCGTCAGGTCCGCCGGGAACAGCGGCTTGGACGTCCGGCCGATCTTGAGCTTGACCTGGTCGGCGGCGTAGCAGACGCGGTCGGTCGGGTCGAGCGGGCCCCGGCCGTAGACCGAGTCCAGGTCGAGCGCGGGCGACCGGCCCTGCACGAGGTCGTCGAGGTTGACGTCCCCGCCGAGCTGGGTCTCCGTGCGGTCCATCGTGAGGTCGTGGTCGACGAACTGGCCGAGGTAGGTGAACCCGGCCGGGATCGCGGGGTCCGCGGAGTCCGGCTGAGTCGGCTCCTCCGCCGTCATGGCGGTGGCCAGGGCGACCCTGACGTCCTCGGGCGTCTGCACGCCCTCGGGCCCCAGTCGCGAGAACCGGAAGCTCCGCAGCTCCTCCACGGTCAGCGGACGCCGGCTGGCGGGCTCCTGGTTCCGGTCGAACTCCAGCACCCCCTCGCCTACGACGAAGAAGCTCTTCACGCCGTGGTGCTTCAAATCTGCCTCCCCCTTGCTTCGTCCGAAGATCCCCCCGGACAGGTGGGCGCGCCCCCCGGCGCGCTCCCCTCATTGATACAGGGGTCGACCGCCATTCGATGGATACATCGAAATTTATTCCTGAACGCCGGTCACATAGCTGAATGATCGATCGACCGGGGAGGTCGTGGATCGACCGAGCGTGCACGGCGCGCCGGGCGCAACCGCCGACGGGGTGGTGACCACCGCCGCCCACCAGCCCGGACGTCGTCCGACGACGCGGCCCGCGACCCGGTCGGAGGATCGGGCCGCGGGCCGACGACGTGCTCGGGACCGCCGCGTTCCGAACCGCGCGGGACGGGTGGTCGGCGCCGCCGCCGCGGACCGCGATCACCGCCGTGCCCGATCACCGGCGGTGGAACTCCGCTATTCCAAGATCAATTCTCAAGATCGGTTCTCGGGAATGCAAGCGGGGGTGTGTGCGCGTTATGCCAAGATCGGCTCGGAATTCCACCGGTCACAGGTGCGCGGTGAACCACCCGACGATCAGCTCCACCGCGGCGGCCCACCCCTCGCGGTCGACC
Coding sequences:
- a CDS encoding alkaline phosphatase D family protein; this encodes MSPLTRRTLIAGGIASAGVTVLATPSASAVAYPFTLGVASGEPAPDGFVLWTRLAPSPLDPDGLGGMSAANVAVDWQVATDQRFTQVVRSGAVTAVQAWAHSVHVEVDGLQPGREYFYRFRALGFVSPVGRAVTAPAPGTSPALTMLFTSCSHYEAGYFTAYRRMAEENPHLILHLGDYIYEGAASTTNVRKHAPGPEISSLADYRVRHAQYKTDPDLQAAHAAAPWLPVWDDHEVENNYADLIRDDGSPAGDFRARRAAAYKAYYEHMPLRAAQAPVAEDMQLYRRVRWGSLATFHMLDTRQYRDDQACGDGTKVCPEADDPARTLTGAAQERWLLDGMRQRLGTWDLLGQQVFFAQRLASADGAKSMDGWDGYSANRDRLQRGWDAAGLRNTVVLTGDVHRSWACDLMADYRTQDRIVGTELVTTSVTSGGDGNAADDALSSLNPHIKFYKNLRGYVRTVTTPSRVAVDFRFVDKVTTRDYPVRTLRSYVIEAGNPGLQAP
- a CDS encoding DNA/RNA non-specific endonuclease, translating into MKAKKKNDALLPALRRFVRTKGSEYLRDGNVSSIGIGYKVEDGKPTDEIAIQFTVRRKAEPEALSALGTALLPEAITVDGVAVPTDVLERDYRTDFHVVSERASDDRKSRLDPVAPGASVGHVNVAAGTVGCVVYDRVDGTPYVLSNWHVLHGPDGALGDVVVQPGPHDDNRVERNRLGRLVRSHLGAAGDCAIATIEDREFVCDILELGVAVDRIGEPELGDKVVKSGRTTGVTHGIVRRVDAIVKLDYGGSVGEREIGCFEIGPDPARPAPGGEISTGGDSGSAWVFKSANGRTGKTLAGLHFGGEVGGSADEHALACLPRSVFEKLGVTITPPKPEALAKKGFSADFLGVRVGVPVLGAAAEADAVRVDGSVVVDYTHFSLAQSKSRRFAFWVAWNIDGRTLKSINRSGIPFVLDPRIPAEFQVGDELYRGNRLDRGHLARRADLLWGAKAEAEQANVDSFYFTNITPQMDDFNQSARRGLWGRLEDAVLADAEVDDLKVSVYGGPVFRDDDRVFRGVRLPREYWKVIAFVAQGVLKARAFVLTQHLDQLEALELDEFRVYQVTVAEVEERCGFTFPEALRAADTLVVPESLAERRPLDALESIQW
- a CDS encoding MSMEG_6728 family protein, which encodes MQTFLPYPDFAETARVLDKRRLGKQRVEAIQVLRGLIVPGYGWRHHPAVKMWAGYEEALVRYGLEVCAVWCAIGHADTCAATLRAGLADVRGEDGVRDQAALAATGDLPPWLGDEALHLSHRSALVRKDPAHYGPLFPDVPTDLPYVWPASDRVRRTA
- a CDS encoding MDR family MFS transporter, producing the protein MLGMLLAALDQTIVATALPTIVGDLGGGGHLSWVVTAYLLAETITTALVGKFGDLFGRKPAFLASVALFMVGSFLCGWADSMAWLIAARAVQGLGAGGLLVTSSAVIADVVPLSERGKYQGIIGALFGVSTVVGPLLGGLFVDHLSWRWAFYVNLPLGVIVLVVGALALPGVRSAGRPRIDYAGILLIALASTGLTLVTSWGGVEQPWTSPTILWLAAGSLVALALFVRVEQRAAEPMLPMRLFRKRVFTVCSVLSFVVGFAMLGGVTFIPTYLQYVHGASATQSGLEMLPLVTGILVASVTAGNVIGKTGRYRALPLVGTTLMVAGLLLLSLLDVDTSFWEASVYMLVLGLGEGLCMPVSIVVVQSTSDYEDLGVATSGVSFLRTLGSSFGVAVFGTVYASNLPEHLAGAVPPGVDPRAATNVQLLHELPDQLKAPIVAAYADTIQGVFLSVVPVAVVAFVVALFLREVPLRDTSRAAASGNNGVGESFAVPQSAESEQELEKLVALIVSQERRDPTPQVLASSGLPLNHAQAWLVLKVFRQSARHGDATLDRLAEETRVPAGVFEPVARQLMVKGLLAETADHYRFTAQGTEVFTRLVDAWRDWLHAKLVDWRCEDPEFTEAVDRVAAELVTTGRALAEREPASV
- a CDS encoding DoxX family protein; its protein translation is MSTTRDYEVEEVRPEPPPPTWWDRVEQGLRRFAPPALRVVIGLVFVWFGLLKVVDRSPVAELLSATLPFVPQGLLLPALGSVEVLLGAALVIGRFRRITLVVTGGHLAGTFLVFVTAPSLAWSDGNPLLLTADGEFVLKNLVLLCAVLMLLGHRRPDGR
- a CDS encoding peroxidase family protein: MKHHGVKSFFVVGEGVLEFDRNQEPASRRPLTVEELRSFRFSRLGPEGVQTPEDVRVALATAMTAEEPTQPDSADPAIPAGFTYLGQFVDHDLTMDRTETQLGGDVNLDDLVQGRSPALDLDSVYGRGPLDPTDRVCYAADQVKLKIGRTSKPLFPADLTDVELDGFDLPRAGSGATGADRRRALIPDLRNDENLVVAQTHLAFIRFHNRVVDELALTGLTGQRLFEAARAQVVRHYQWMLRTDHLPRIVEPAIVDDVFTNGRKFFETGRGTSQEATMPLEFSVAAYRLGHSMIRAAYQWNRVFNSAGGEGGIAGLDLLFAFSGTSGNFQPGTDQDDPTVAGVDRLPTNWIADFRRLYDFTEAGRPDLVPGAGGGNITKRVDTLLVNPLTLLPAGTFDGRGTTFPAIHRNLAFRNLTRANMVKLASGQQMASLFNESALTAEQILDGNQGVTLDSLTDEQRAAVVEHTPLWFYILREAEFHNGLLGPVGGRIVAEVFHRSMEVSRTSIVREPSWRPVFGPDAETFRMTDLLLFAFEGKADLLNPLGD